A genomic segment from Phragmites australis chromosome 6, lpPhrAust1.1, whole genome shotgun sequence encodes:
- the LOC133922965 gene encoding uncharacterized protein LOC133922965, translating to MGTSKCLLLMRALILTTITIIVAMNAALIVALVIRTDCRLAKLMGHSNTILVLFVLLSFNLIMYLAFELLWPIRSAVDKKICSQVLLEKGHDYGVGNKKNPLIDATYTDNHVLGELEDTIKALGTGIDPVLGSECETTLQEPVMVVNKKDETFDIGEKPLSKISQDHLGQTVGKEVSISKALHLEPTKSFSFVCHDSFFLSKYEGNARNLILPYGQASTSKFHSTKNMLDMIDYLAVEGFANGEVVRDAVSAALSQQVAKLVSIRCNEINDTLKFNNEYASSINFGQVREFFPAYLQFADILDEFWGNLFDLHGKLTEKGKIIRLDLLIGLDIEDKIQSCPCCFDGIHGGLCDPFKLVNLSTMRIPPLFRINNSISPQQGNCTLPAVVELRRCIMDSFLKKNPSLLKDDKVPYFIMANDQVQRKVPIYENFHSVDQSIGLVSNSTSYWAPYPLDELNTMAVLLQKCPSPQVAQQASHTNIYFSYNELKGLLLNSFRGCIQSISDLEKSDWLIQHRGGYDEKLVGLAAEMVIFGDIRPSGKFSPSATVDSDGKMFNLCTSVLGCGDTCMWQPSLIISFGVWCISRIFEVLLSVKQPVFLGKYSRVLNRLQGILDPAFLNPVQPLSICPCTDTVPDLRFPNGSQRISAEAMLKKLMEVEASMYGKRARGKKNLKSVLKRYKRWLSKAASMAGQE from the exons ATGGGTACCTCAAAATGTTTGCTTTTGATGAGGGCCCTTATCTTGACTACCATTACCATAATAGTTGCCATGAATGCTGCACTCATTGTGGCACTGGTAATTAGGACGGACTGCAGGTTGGCTAAACTCATGGGACACTCCAACACCATTCTTGTGTTGTTTGTTCTGCTGTCCTTTAACTTGATAATGTATTTGGCATTTGAACTATTATGGCCTATAAGAAGTGCAGTAGATAAGAAAATATGCTCACAGGTCTTGTTGGAAAAAGGTCATGATTACGGAGTTGGCAACAAAAAGAACCCCTTAATTGATGCAACATATACAGATAATCATGTACTTGGAGAATTAGAAGACACCATCAAGGCTCTGGGGACTGGGATTGATCCTGTTTTGGGCTCTGAATGTGAAACTACTTTACAAGAGCCAGTCATGGTTGTCAACAAGAAGGATGAAACATTTGACATTGGAGAGAAGCCCTTGTCCAAGATATCCCAAGATCATTTGGGTCAAACCGTTGGTAAAGAAGTTTCCATTTCTAAGGCCTTACATCTTGAGCCTACCAAGTCATTT TCATTTGTATGCCATGATTCATTTTTCCTCTCTAAATATGAAGGTAATGCGAGGAATCTGATTCTTCCTTATGGCCAAGCTTCAACTTCTAAGTTCCATTCTACCAAGAATATGCTTGACATGATAGATTATCTCGCTGTTGAAGGTTTTGCTAATGGAGAAGTTGTTAGGGATGCTGTTTCTGCAGCCTTGAGCCAACAAGTTGCCAAATTGGTATCCATAAGATGCAATGAGATAAATGACACTTTGAAATTCAATAATGAATATGCTAGTAGCATAAATTTTGGACAAGTTCGAGAGTTTTTTCCTGCATACCTCCAGTTTGCTGACATTCTTGATGAGTTCTGggggaatttatttgatttgcATGGTAAATTGACAGAAAAAGGAAAGATCATAAGATTGGACCTTCTTATAGGGCTGGATATTGAGGACAAGATCCAAAGCTGCCCGTGCTGTTTTGATGGAATACATGGAGGACTATGTGATCCTTTCAAGCTAGTAAATTTAAGTACCATGAGGATACCACCTTTGTTTAGAATCAATAATAGCATATCCCCTCAACAGGGAAATTGCACATTGCCTGCTGTTGTGGAGCTCAGAAGGTGCATCATGGACTCATTCCTTAAGAAGAATCCTAGTCTATTGAAGGATGATAAAGTACCATATTTTATTATGGCAAATGATCAAGTACAACGTAAAGTTCCCATATATGAAAATTTTCATAGTGTTGATCAATCCATTGGCTTGGTAAGTAACTCTACATCTTACTGGGCTCCTTATCCATTGGACGAGCTGAACACAATGGCAGTTTTGCTTCAAAAATGTCCATCACCGCAAGTAGCTCAACAAGCTTCTCATACAAATATTTATTTCTCGTACAATGAATTGAAAGGGCTACTCTTGAACTCTTTTCGGGGTTGCATTCAGAGTATCTCAGATCTTGAGAAATCTGATTGGCTGATTCAGCACAGAGGTGGATATGACGAGAAGCTAGTGGGATTGGCTGCTGAAATGGTGATATTTGGAGATATACGTCCAAGCGGGAAATTCAGTCCTAGTGCAACTGTTGATTCTGATGGTAAAATGTTCAATCTTTGCACCTCGGTTCTGGGTTGTGGAGACACATGCATGTGGCAACCTAGCCTCATTATTAGCTTTGGAGTTTGGTGCATTTCTCGAATTTTTGAAGTGCTGCTTTCAGTGAAGCAACCTGTGTTTTTGGGGAAGTATAGTAGGGTTCTCAATCGCCTTCAG GGTATTCTGGATCCAGCATTCTTGAACCCTGTTCAACCTCTTTCCATATGTCCATGCACCGACACTGTTCCAGATTTGAGGTTTCCCAATGGAAGCCAACGTATCAGTGCAGAAGCTATGTTGAAGAAACTGATGGAAGTTGAGGCTTCCATGTATGGTAAGCGCGCTAGAGGGAAGAAGAACCTGAAATCTGTTCTGAAGCGCTATAAACGCTGGCTCTCCAAGGCGGCATCTATGGCAGGGCAGGAGTAG